A part of Meleagris gallopavo isolate NT-WF06-2002-E0010 breed Aviagen turkey brand Nicholas breeding stock chromosome 28, Turkey_5.1, whole genome shotgun sequence genomic DNA contains:
- the TSHB gene encoding LOW QUALITY PROTEIN: thyrotropin subunit beta (The sequence of the model RefSeq protein was modified relative to this genomic sequence to represent the inferred CDS: substituted 1 base at 1 genomic stop codon), which produces LFSLXDSNGKKLLLKSALSQNVCTYKEMLYQTALIPGCPHHTIPYYSYPVAISCKCGKCNTDYSDCVHEKVRTNYCTKPQKLCNM; this is translated from the coding sequence ctcttttctttgtaggACAGCAATGGCAAGAAGCTGCTACTCAAAAGTGCTCTGTCCCAAAACGTGTGCACATACAAAGAGATGTTGTACCAAACAGCACTGATTCCGGGCTGTCCTCATCACACCATCCCTTACTATTCTTACCCTGTGGCCATAAGCTGCAAGTGTGGTAAATGTAACACTGATTACAGTGACTGTGTTCACGAGAAGGTTAGGACAAACTACTGCACTAAGCCACAGAAGCTCTGTAACATGTGA
- the TSPAN2 gene encoding LOW QUALITY PROTEIN: tetraspanin-2 (The sequence of the model RefSeq protein was modified relative to this genomic sequence to represent the inferred CDS: deleted 2 bases in 2 codons): AYARMRSIKILLFIFNLSFWLAGLAVIAFGLWLRFGGAMAEFASDKRSPEYFFIGLYVLVGAGALMTTVGFFGCCGAARESQFLLGAFFACLLVIFAAEITAGVFAFIGKKAAIQEAQKIYEDIYEEYMKNPGKVNRTIYHYHLALQCCGKDNLEQHVGLPCPEKMQVPKNCLVEIHNVIDANLHLVGIVGIAIAGTTIFGMIFSMVLCCAIRNTRDMI, encoded by the exons GCATACGCGCGGATGCGCTCG ATCAAGATCTTGCTGTTCATCTTCAAT TTGAGCTTCTGG CTGGCAGGATTGGCTGTCATTGCCTTTGGTCTGTGGCTGCGGTTTGGTGGGGCTATGGCAGAGTTTGCTTCAGACAAAAGGTCTCCAGAGTATTTCTTCATAG GACTGTATGTATTGGTGGGAGCAGGGGCTCTCATGACCACAGTTGGATTCTTTGGGTGCTGTGGAGCAGCGCGGGAGTCTCAGTTCTTACTTGGAGCA TTCTTTGCTTGCTTGTTGGTGATATTTGCAGCTGAGATCACTGCTGGAGTGTTTGCATTTATAGGCAAGAAAGCG GCAATACAGGAAGCCCAGAAAATCTATGAAGACATTTACGAGGAATACATGAAAAACCCGGGGAAGGTGAACAGAACCATCTATCACTACCACTTGGCT CTCCAATGCTGTGGTAAAGATAATTTGGAACAACACGTAGGATTACCTTGTCCAGAGAAAATGCAGGTGCCAAAG AACTGCCTGGTTGAAATCCATAACGTAATCGATGCCAATCTGCATTTAGTTGGGATTGTTGGAATTGCAATTGCTGGCACCACA ATCTTTGGCATGATATTCAGCATGGTTCTCTGCTGTGCTATCCGTAACACGAGAGACATGATCTAA